The following is a genomic window from Amaranthus tricolor cultivar Red isolate AtriRed21 chromosome 10, ASM2621246v1, whole genome shotgun sequence.
atttaattcaagttgTACCGAGTATTATTGTCATATTCATATTTTTGTCTAAATTTAAGTTCTAAGTCGTGTTAGTTTTGgtaatataatcataaattatgtCGAAAACGGGCAAATCTAGTTTTAACTTTGATTAACCCCAAAATATTATTAAGTATATCCCAAAACCTTTACCAATTGCTTAAACATTAATCTTGTTTAGTGTTACGAATAATCAAAGTTTTTCAAATTAGTATTTTTCATATTTGatacttatatatatttcttttgttatcATAGGtaatattacttttaattttatcgcataattatttttttttttagcatatgaattaAAATTCTCTCACGTTTTCACTGTTTTCTAAAAGACCAGAAATAAGGCTAATACTAAAAAATGAGTCGCGAAGatgtagcaaaatcaaagaAGGAACGAACAAACAAACACCATGTAGAGACAATTAGAGTACAAAAATAAAACGGCTAAAATGTTGTGTTCATTGAACTATAGCTGGATGAGAAGAGGCTAAAATCTACAAGTTGTGATGATTTTGTATGTAGTTAGGTAAATTTGTGGCTACATAGTGGAGGACAAATTGGCCAAATGTTGTCATTTTGCTTTTGGCTTTTCTTATGAAGAATAAATTATGCAAATTTTTGTGCACTAAAATGGTCCAAATTAATCCAGGCAAAATATAACAAACAAGAAAGTACAGAAAGAACATAGAACTTAAGAACATTTATAGAAGGAAGATAAATACAGAttactaattatataaaataatctgTCCAAACATGATTTTCCCACACTTTATCCctaattatataaaaacatCCATGTTTGGACACTATGACTATGCTAAAACTAAGCACAAAGTTATAAACCATTACCATAGTTACAGCCCTAAAACTTAAGAGAATTAAACCATTTAAAGCTTAGAATCAAGCAAAACTAAGCATGTTTTATTTTCGTTCATAAGTTAGTGAAAGGATCAGAGCTCTTTTTAGAAGTTTTCGACTGCCAAAACGCATGAAGAGACCGTTTTATAGAACTATGCTTCTCAGTAATGATATCCCCTCTCTGCCTCGGTACACTATTTGATCGAGCCTTAGCTCGAGAGGACTCCGTGTTAGCCATGTAACTAGGACTCGCAAAACTCGCAAACCCATTGTTCCACAAGCTTCTACTAGCAGCGTATTCATATCTCAAAGGGGTTTTAGGACTTCTTCTAGAACTTCCAAATGCTCTGGGACCAGCTGATAAAGAGGCCTGATCAGGTGGGCTAGTACTATCGGTAGTAGGGCACGCTTCCAAGGGGATTTGTAAGGATTTCAAAGAAGTAGCATCACCATCAACAGATGGGCTTGCATTGAGCTTACTTAAATCATTGATGGGGCAATATCGGGCTAGGTAATCTGATGCTGCAAAACTCCGGTTATGGTAGTCTTGGATTGTAATGTGGTGCATCGGAGTGTGCTGTCGAAAAGACTGGATTCGTGTTTTTCTGAGATTCGAGTGAGGTTTCCAGCTGTCGACTTCTAGGATTTTGTCGCACTTTTCATTCTCCGATCGAAGAATCTTGATCGGGCTATGATTGCTAAGTGTAGAGCCTGCTTCCACCCAATTATCCAcccaattcgtagccgaatatTTAGTGCTGTCATTGCCTATAACCTCTCTGTTGCTTGTAGTCAAATTACATCTCTGCCAATTTAACATAATTTACATACACATAACATCAAATACGTCAATTTTCCATAACATGCATCTTAAAAAACAACAGAATACGAATCAGTAATCCGATTAGCACCTTGACGATAGGGGAATCCACAAGCTTTTCATTCCGGTCCTGTAAACGCCAAAGAAATGTCCCAAAAGAAATTCAGTCTTAGATTATGTAAGAAACAATACCTATAGGCTTGAATTTGATTTGATAGTTTTGCATATTAAATTCTTTTTGAGCTATAATAATTAggaattaaattataataattttgggTGTTTATCAATTTTTATCCAATAATCAAGCCGGGAAAGAACCTGAACGGAAAGCATAGTAtaaaacaatccaaaacaatacaAATTTAATTCATGTCTTTTTAGGTTCTATCATTTTCCAAGATCCAAAACCccttttttcattgtttttttcaatttgtttttatttaatttgttttggtgtGTCGGCGTGTCCTTCTATGTGTTCATGTAAACTCAAGACACATTGCATCTGAAAGGGACGAAGAGGTCATTGTCGGGATAAACTGCTTATCTTGATTACTTAGGTAGGGCATATTATCTGCTTAGTTTTACAGTACCACATTTCATTGCCACAATGTCATTATTAGCTTTATAGTATGGAGAGAAAATTAACAGAGGGTCTTACATGAACTGGCGAATCTATGCTTAGTGCACGATTAGCACGAGCACGATTCTGGACTCGAACCAAGGCTTGCAAGCGTCTAAGCATGTCTGTGCTTTGTTTTCTAACAAAGTGGCCTCTTACAAGAGCTTGAAGTTTAACCAATCCTTTTAGTGCCTTTAGAGCCCTCCTTGCCTTTAATACATGCCCCAAAAGTTAGATTTTTGGAATACATAAATTATTTATCAACATAATAAAGCATCCTTACATAAGTACTGTAAAGCACAGAATAATACAGTTATATCAGTACATTACACCTCAAATTCCAGAAAAATATTCTCTCAGAATCTGAAAAGTTCAAGAATTGACACAGAATTTCAcaagaatttgaaaaaaaatatgtagAACCAGATAGACCTACAGTCTACACTGACAAATAAAACCCATAAGGCCATATAATACTCTTAAGTTATTTCATCACTTGATTTTGACTTGAACTTAATCCGAAACCAAATGAAGTAAAAAAGACGCCCCTAGCAGCCCGGTTCACAAAATTGTTTCGGCAAAGTGAGGCCTATGGGCTGTGAGGGTATATGGAAGGGCCTGTTAGAGTATATTACACATTATCAGTTTAAGgctttagttgagttggttctttaacatggtattagagccagcgtgacaaaaggtcacgggttcgaatctcaagcACCTCTCAGCGCTTGTGAgtatccacacttctagtccaATGGCTCTCATGTGAGtgagcgtgttagagtatataatatattacgaGGCCTTAACCATCAGCTGAAGCTTTTGGTTGATTTGGTTCCTTAACAGGTCCCAAATTTCATCATAGGGATGTAATGAAGGCAAACATGTTATTACAGTGTGTTTCTGCAAGAGGCTGCTTTAAGGACTCGAACCGGTGAACTTAAAGTCACAATTGAACACAATTGAAACAGTCAGTACACCAGCTCTGATTATAGAGTGACAGTTAATAGTGAAAAGGATAGGAGTGGTTGAAATTATTGCTCTTCACACTGTAAGAAGACCTATGCAGAGTATACTTTTTTCCAGTCATTACTCCCAAAAGGGGTTAAAAGCAGCAAAAGCTTAGCTTTAAGTGAAAATAACTTTTTTACAGCACCTAAAATGGCAGTTTCTGCTTAAAGAACAGAGGAATTAGCTGTTTTCTAGATGAGCCATTTACAAATCGTATAGTATAAACTAGTATATTCTTATTTAGATTATAATGAACTTTATTAAAATGGGTCACATATAATTGGTGATCCAAATTGATGTAACCTCTCGGGTATCTCTATGAGGGGTAAGTTTGCGTAAATCTGACAACCCAAACTGCACATCGttgataatataaaattagtagGAGCTAAAATACAATGCACAAagaagacaaaaaaattaaaatcatttcttTTTCACCCCATTTATTAGCTTATGATGTGATCAAAAGGTCCCAAACTTGGTGTGCACTACCAATTGAACCAATTTAAAGCGAAAAAGACTGAAATATACAAATTAAACTAGGGTAGATAGACAGACAAAAGGACCACTAAATCATACATGAATTAGTATGGCTTTTGTGTGATTGAACCATTTTCAGAGGTTTAATATCATAATGAAAGGTCGTATGTCACTTGTTTATGATGCTCTAATGACCTCCCCGCAAAAACCCCAATGACAAATGTCGATTGTTAATCTAAAATGACCCTCAAGAACGTATGTATAGTCGACTCCTCATGCACAAAAAAGGTTAAGTTTACAAGAAAACAAGCTCCTTTAAGGTCTTGTTTCAAAATAAAGTACATAATAACATTTACAAATAACACATGCGAGTTATCAATATCCATATAAGTTAAAAGGGACAAAATTATTCTCTCACTAGTTAGTCGTCTACTACACTTGAAACAAAGTTTACAAAAAACAAACCATAAAAACTTCGATGCGTAAATCTTCTTTTTAATTCAGAGCAAACAAACTAGCAACAGGTATCGAAAATTAAGGAGTGGCTAGAACTATAATTGATAAGGGCTTATGGAGAAAAGAGGCCCACAACACGAGGTAAAAGTCTTTATTATTGTATGAACATTCAACTCAACACATATtcttatgatcaaaataacgtGTATCGAAAATTAAAGGGTGGCTAGAAATACAATTGATAAGGGCTTATGTAGAAAAAGGCCCAAAACACGAGGTAAAAATGAATTATTGTATAAATAAACACTCAACTTAATACATATTGTTACCATCAAAATAACGAGTATGTTTTTTCAATgtgtatataaattattttttttatctatctAGTCAAAATCGAAATTGCTTTCAATATTAATAGAGACTAGTTTAGGGTATTAATTATATACTCAATTGATTATCATACCTATATGCATGGATTGTTCATTAAAACATAGCAACTTACTAGAAGTATTATATGCTTGAAGTAGAAGCTAAGAAATTGGTACATTGTAGAGTCTAAGAATAGTTAAACCTTGGTACCCAATTTACATTACCAATACTAGGGAATTGAATATCACAGCCACAGAAACCAGATCGGTCCCATAACCCCAAAAACTCAAGCTTTTGTAAGTATCCCAAACAATGGTAGTAAATTTGTGGTATGGGTCTATGAGACTCTTTGTGAAAATGGCCTGTCATCTTTTCTAAATTACCATTTTACCATTTTGTAGACAAAAAGTAGTATGACTTTCTTTATTCAAAACATTATCACGTGTGAcaccaataaaaaataaaaaaataaaaaaataaaaaaataaaaaaaaaagaaaattatatttttgaaaagaaaGCCAAAATTAAGGTCAAAGTCATTTGACCAAGGCAACTAGTATTCATACACTTTTAACTAATTTAGTACTTCTTCCGTTCCATAATAACATTTTTCCTTACAACATGTCACACCCaatagcaagtattatgaaacggaaAAAGTAATTTATCTAATAGAAGTACTCCTATGAACTAaaaaatcatttgaaatatAGTTGGtaacaatttatatttttgtttcttttaacttttatattttatgtataatGTTGTAtaaataagagaaataaaaatttaaatctacCTAGATATGATTCAGATCATAAAACTTAACAACCAAGTTGAATTAAAATACATTGAGATAAGTGCATTCGGCCCACTCTATTGTACTAATTTGGATTTGGATGTGGTCCAAATTACATTTGTTAGGATGTTTATTAGTTGAAACTAATagtcaaataataatatttatttaattatatgataataagaaagttgattttttgattaaaaCAGTATAAAGGCTGATCAAAAGTTTAAAAGAAAGTGTGCAGAGAAAGAAAAGGTACCCATCTTAGTGAAGCAAAGGTTAATGACTGCATATGAACTTTATTCACTATAATGCATCACATTTATGTAGCTTAATTAAGTCCATAACATGCACCCTTAATCAATATTTAAATCATTTGTAATTAGCAAAACTCCAAATAAATCTAAGGATCTAAATTTAATCATCATTCCATTTTTAATGCTATTAATCTAAATTTAATCATCATTCCTTTAATTAAGATGATCAATCCTTAAAAAAGGTGGTTTGTTAGACTATTAATCTAGGATTTGTTCTCAATTAGACTATACTAGGAATTCAACATAACAAAGCACCAACTATTTAGCAATGGTTTGttacttcattttaatataaacTACATGGTAGACGTTGACACGAAAATCAAGAAAGCATGTatgacaaaacaaaaatattattaaaaaataagtatacTTGATCTcgataataattttataagacTTTATCGGTTAAATTAGCTTGACTTTGATATAGTAAACTTCCATTTGGTCATGAATTTTACCCAAGTCCTTTATAAGCTTAACGAgtatgaaaaattgaaaatgctaCTACGAAATAACCTGAGCCATGCCGTATGGTACAGGGGACTAATTATTTATGAAAGCAAAAGCAATTGTGATAGGTCCACTAATAACTTGATCATGTTAACACATTGATTCCCACTAACTTACTAAACACTATTTCCTCTAAAGAGACAtataaagaaacaaaatataGGTGGATTTTAAGACTTAAGGGCCTTACTCTTTTACTTGGAAGGAAGTAAGGTATTTattgtcaaaatatttttttttcttgttttttttttttttttgtttgagaaTGAGTACAATTTTAACTTGGAAGGAAATAGTgtaaattgttaaaatatttcTTCTTTCAGCTCACGAATCTATATaattaacacatttttataattaattactttaaaattgtaattaatcattttaaaatattaaaggtATCTCACCGTGAGACCTGTTCACAATAATATGTGTAAACCATTTTATACATAAACCCATCATTAAAATTTGGAAATTTAGTAGGACATTTCACAAGACTAATAGAAGTAGTATTATGTTTATAAAAGAATGCAATGCATAGTAATTATATAGTTTTTGTTGTCATTAAGAAAAAGAAGTGGGCCATATCATCAATTTGaatcttttaaaatcttttcacTATTCTTTTTTTGTTCAAATGGGTGAATTTTTTTAACTTGAAAGTAGGAAAATgagtataaaattaaattactaaatcaacaaaaaatattcTTCAATACACTTAAAatatactaacaaaataaattaatgataaaaattagataaaagatTGGACTAAAACATTAttagattataaaacaaaaaaatttgacTTTTGAGTATCAATATGTATGAAATTTACTTTCTAagttatttttacttaaatatggagtattatattatatttctatatatttaGAGAACATAGAAACAAATGGCCAGGTAGGAATAACATTTATTAAGATTCTTGGAACTCATGAACAAAGTTgtcaaaaacctcaaaaacatgTAAATTAGCAAATCACCATTCACCATTAATGAAAACACATCTTCATAAGTAGTAATTAGCAAAATTTTCTCAAATATGCCAAACTTCACCGACTTAATCCAAGTCAAAACAATCACTTCACATACCCAACAAACAGTACAAATGCATAATATTAAGATCAATATACTTACTAAATATATTTCATACATATaatattggaaaataaaaataatattctctcatatttaatattattgttcatttaattttttaataattaattactcttaatttatattttattattaatatattggttaacaa
Proteins encoded in this region:
- the LOC130825973 gene encoding protein IQ-DOMAIN 24-like, with the translated sequence MTMSNRPSKWFNKLFRRRNRHLKNLSTSSITTTFTEQLINNSNVDDANKHAIAVAAATAAVAEAALAAAQAAAEVVRLTTNGLSPTGQISRRWSLEFLAAVKIQSAFRGYLARRALKALKGLVKLQALVRGHFVRKQSTDMLRRLQALVRVQNRARANRALSIDSPVHDRNEKLVDSPIVKRCNLTTSNREVIGNDSTKYSATNWVDNWVEAGSTLSNHSPIKILRSENEKCDKILEVDSWKPHSNLRKTRIQSFRQHTPMHHITIQDYHNRSFAASDYLARYCPINDLSKLNASPSVDGDATSLKSLQIPLEACPTTDSTSPPDQASLSAGPRAFGSSRRSPKTPLRYEYAASRSLWNNGFASFASPSYMANTESSRAKARSNSVPRQRGDIITEKHSSIKRSLHAFWQSKTSKKSSDPFTNL